The Pirellulales bacterium genome includes a region encoding these proteins:
- a CDS encoding DUF1501 domain-containing protein: protein MNSQRPTNGCRGMHRRAFLADVGMGFTGLALGAMLARDNIVRAADAASTWSPPDGQPHFRPRVKNVIWLFMIGGTSHMESFDPKPALNTYAGKTVADTPFDDPVASPLVAKNLREIVPGLHHPHPQIYPLQIGYQKRGQSGIEISDWWPHLGECVDDMAIVRSMWTTDNNHGAQLQFHTGRHSLEGFFPTIGSWVHYGLGSLNDDLPQFVAMGTPIADCCGGVGGHGGNYLGPEHDAVHLAVDPKNPLPFAAPGPDVFREEQAGEFELLGRLNRLAAVEYPDDAALRARIKSYELAFRMQMAVPEVLRFDDETQQTHAMYGLERPETATFGQQCLTARRLVERGTRFVQIFHGSNGGAGAWDAHGQLKVGHTKLCGEVDQPIAALLKDLKQRGLLDETLVVWGTEFGRTPGAQNADGRDHHPYGFSVWLAGGGIKRGVVHGATDELGFHAVENRHYVTDLHATVLDQLGLDPRRLEVPGRKRLEIDFGKPIREIIA, encoded by the coding sequence GTGAATTCCCAACGACCCACCAACGGCTGTCGCGGCATGCATCGCCGCGCGTTCCTGGCCGACGTCGGCATGGGATTTACCGGGCTGGCGCTCGGGGCGATGCTCGCGCGCGATAATATCGTCCGCGCCGCGGATGCCGCGAGCACGTGGAGTCCGCCCGACGGTCAGCCGCACTTTCGACCGCGAGTTAAGAATGTGATTTGGCTGTTCATGATTGGCGGCACCAGCCACATGGAGAGCTTCGACCCGAAGCCCGCGCTGAATACGTACGCCGGCAAGACGGTAGCCGACACGCCCTTCGACGATCCCGTCGCCTCGCCCCTGGTAGCCAAAAACCTGCGCGAGATCGTGCCGGGCTTGCACCATCCGCATCCGCAAATCTATCCGCTGCAGATCGGCTATCAGAAGCGCGGGCAGAGCGGCATCGAAATCAGCGACTGGTGGCCCCACCTGGGCGAGTGCGTCGACGATATGGCGATCGTCCGCTCGATGTGGACCACCGACAACAATCACGGCGCCCAGTTGCAGTTTCACACCGGCCGGCATTCGCTGGAAGGTTTCTTTCCCACGATCGGTTCCTGGGTGCATTACGGTCTGGGCTCGTTGAACGACGACTTGCCGCAATTCGTCGCCATGGGAACGCCGATCGCCGATTGTTGCGGCGGCGTCGGCGGGCATGGCGGAAATTATCTAGGACCGGAACATGATGCGGTGCACCTGGCCGTCGATCCGAAGAACCCGTTGCCGTTCGCGGCGCCGGGACCGGATGTGTTCCGCGAAGAACAGGCGGGCGAGTTCGAACTGCTCGGCCGGCTGAACCGGCTGGCCGCAGTTGAATATCCGGATGACGCGGCCCTACGCGCGCGGATCAAATCATACGAGCTGGCGTTCCGCATGCAGATGGCGGTGCCTGAGGTATTGCGATTCGACGACGAGACGCAGCAGACACACGCGATGTACGGTTTGGAGCGGCCCGAGACGGCCACGTTCGGGCAGCAATGCCTCACGGCACGGCGGCTGGTGGAACGCGGCACGCGTTTCGTGCAAATCTTTCACGGCAGCAACGGCGGCGCCGGCGCGTGGGATGCGCACGGCCAGCTCAAGGTAGGGCATACGAAGTTGTGCGGCGAGGTCGATCAACCGATCGCCGCCTTGTTGAAGGATCTCAAGCAGCGGGGCTTGCTGGACGAGACGCTGGTGGTATGGGGCACCGAGTTCGGTCGCACGCCGGGGGCACAGAACGCCGACGGCCGCGACCATCATCCGTATGGCTTTTCTGTCTGGCTGGCCGGCGGAGGAATTAAACGGGGCGTGGTCCACGGCGCAACAGATGAACTCGGATTCCATGCCGTCGAGAATCGACACTACGTGACCGATCTGCACGCCACGGTGCTCGATCAACTGGGGCTTGATCCGCGACGGTTGGAAGTGCCCGGTCGCAAGCGATTGGAAATCGATTTCGGCAAGCCCATCCGCGAGATTATCGCATAG
- a CDS encoding PSD1 and planctomycete cytochrome C domain-containing protein, which yields MLKFRVALLCLSVGVAPAIDSSFAAAPDVDYVRDVKPLLARHCETCHGALKQEAGLRLDLAARIRQGGDSGAAIVPGNGAGSLLVEAVTRTENRMPADGDPLTADEISILRRWIDAGATAPDEAAPPDPRQHWAFVRPQRPDLPRNGQAAGFTNPIDVLLARTREQHGLAPNSSADKGVLLRRLYLDLIGLPPTREELRSFVADQAPDAYERVVEQLLARPQYGERWARHWMDVWRYADWAGFGKEVRDSQPHIWHWRDWIVESLNADRGYDRMIVEMLAGDELAPDDPQTLRATGYLARNWYRFNRNVWLDNTVEHMGKAFLGITLNCARCHDHRYDPIAQRDYYRMRAFFEPYEVRVDRLASQPNIETDGIARVYDAHHDRKTFLFVRGLDTQPKEDDPLSPGVPDVLAAAGVKIESVHLPAASYNPGLKSYVRDDLLAQSRAALEKGTASLAEAQAKLAAARDSLAKADAPQATTAVATETPNTQGETDAQRAAAAALATETAATALADKHLSTVTAELASVTARITADNAKYALPPAADLADRTSEAVAATNRATIAAAEETLLAAEQKVAGAPPAESADDKAKQERKKAEEAVTAARTKLDTARAEAEKRSDYPPLDKLYPTTSTGRRLALARWIANRENPLTARVAINHLWMHHFGEPLVPTVFDFGLNGKPRAHPELHDWLAVEFMDRGWSMKAIHRLIVNSQAYRMRSTTEANDPRRQIDPDNKLLWHANPRRMEAETVRDCVLCVAGQLDLAAGGPDLEYGKGLTLPRRSLYFQHANEKQMTFLKVFDVAGVTECYRRSESIVPQQALALANSPLALEQSRRLADKLWQEAVATTDGAADRFIRAAFEQILSRAPRADELAMATQFLQTQAERLADPARLTAFAGGEAAAVKPADDPHMRARQDLVHVLLNHNDFVTIR from the coding sequence ATGCTCAAGTTTCGCGTCGCACTTCTCTGCCTGTCGGTGGGCGTGGCCCCGGCCATCGATTCGTCATTCGCCGCGGCGCCCGACGTGGATTACGTGCGTGATGTGAAGCCGTTATTGGCGCGGCATTGTGAGACGTGCCACGGCGCACTGAAGCAGGAGGCCGGCCTGCGGTTGGACTTGGCCGCGCGCATTCGCCAGGGCGGAGATAGCGGCGCGGCGATCGTTCCTGGCAACGGTGCCGGCAGCCTGCTAGTCGAAGCAGTGACGCGTACCGAGAATCGCATGCCGGCCGACGGCGATCCATTGACCGCCGACGAGATTTCGATTCTCAGGCGATGGATCGACGCGGGCGCCACGGCACCTGACGAGGCTGCACCGCCAGACCCACGCCAGCATTGGGCCTTTGTGCGACCGCAGCGCCCCGATCTGCCGCGCAATGGCCAGGCCGCCGGATTCACCAACCCGATTGATGTATTACTGGCCCGCACGCGCGAGCAGCATGGCCTGGCGCCCAACAGCAGCGCCGACAAGGGAGTTCTGCTGCGGCGGCTGTACTTGGACCTGATCGGCTTGCCACCGACGCGTGAGGAACTGCGCAGCTTTGTCGCCGACCAGGCTCCGGACGCCTATGAGCGAGTGGTCGAGCAATTGTTGGCGCGACCGCAATACGGCGAGCGATGGGCCCGTCATTGGATGGACGTCTGGCGCTATGCCGATTGGGCCGGCTTTGGCAAAGAAGTGCGCGATAGCCAGCCCCATATCTGGCATTGGCGCGACTGGATCGTGGAATCGCTCAACGCCGATCGCGGCTACGACCGCATGATCGTCGAGATGCTGGCCGGCGACGAGCTGGCGCCCGACGATCCGCAGACCTTGCGGGCCACGGGGTATCTCGCGCGCAACTGGTATCGCTTCAATCGCAACGTGTGGCTCGACAATACGGTCGAGCACATGGGCAAGGCCTTCTTGGGAATCACGCTCAACTGCGCCCGCTGCCATGATCACCGCTACGATCCGATTGCGCAGCGCGATTATTACCGCATGCGGGCCTTCTTCGAACCGTACGAAGTGCGCGTCGATCGCTTGGCCAGCCAGCCCAACATCGAGACGGACGGCATCGCCCGCGTTTACGACGCACATCACGATCGGAAGACGTTTCTGTTTGTGCGCGGTCTGGATACTCAGCCGAAGGAAGACGATCCGTTGTCGCCGGGCGTGCCCGACGTGTTGGCCGCTGCGGGTGTCAAGATCGAGAGCGTGCACCTGCCGGCGGCCTCTTACAATCCGGGCCTGAAATCTTACGTTCGCGACGACCTGCTCGCGCAATCGCGCGCGGCGCTAGAAAAGGGAACTGCCAGCCTGGCCGAAGCGCAAGCAAAGCTGGCGGCGGCACGCGACAGCCTGGCCAAGGCCGATGCGCCGCAGGCAACCACGGCCGTAGCGACCGAGACGCCCAATACGCAGGGAGAAACCGACGCGCAGCGCGCAGCCGCCGCGGCACTTGCCACAGAGACTGCCGCCACGGCGCTGGCCGATAAACATTTGTCGACCGTTACCGCCGAGCTGGCCAGCGTCACGGCGCGGATCACGGCCGACAACGCGAAATACGCCTTGCCCCCCGCCGCCGATCTGGCGGACCGTACGTCCGAGGCGGTCGCGGCCACCAACCGCGCCACGATCGCCGCCGCCGAAGAGACGCTGCTGGCCGCCGAGCAGAAGGTTGCCGGCGCGCCGCCTGCCGAATCGGCCGACGACAAGGCGAAGCAAGAGCGCAAGAAAGCCGAAGAGGCCGTGACCGCCGCGCGCACAAAGCTCGACACGGCTCGGGCCGAGGCCGAAAAGCGCAGCGACTATCCGCCGCTCGACAAGCTCTATCCAACGACCAGCACCGGTCGGCGGTTGGCGTTGGCACGTTGGATTGCCAATCGCGAAAACCCTCTGACGGCGCGGGTGGCGATCAATCATTTGTGGATGCATCATTTTGGCGAACCGCTGGTGCCGACCGTGTTCGACTTTGGGCTCAATGGCAAGCCGCGCGCCCATCCCGAGTTGCACGATTGGCTGGCGGTCGAGTTCATGGATCGCGGCTGGAGCATGAAGGCCATTCACCGACTGATCGTCAACTCGCAAGCCTATCGCATGCGCTCGACCACCGAAGCCAATGATCCGCGCCGGCAAATCGATCCTGACAACAAGCTGCTGTGGCATGCCAACCCTCGGCGGATGGAAGCCGAAACGGTGCGCGATTGCGTGCTATGCGTGGCCGGCCAGTTAGACCTGGCTGCCGGCGGCCCCGATTTGGAATACGGCAAGGGCCTGACACTGCCGCGACGCAGCTTGTATTTCCAGCACGCCAACGAAAAGCAGATGACCTTTCTGAAGGTCTTTGACGTCGCGGGGGTGACGGAATGCTACCGTCGCAGCGAGAGCATCGTGCCGCAGCAGGCGCTGGCCCTGGCAAACAGCCCGCTGGCGCTAGAACAGTCGCGGCGGTTGGCCGACAAACTTTGGCAGGAAGCCGTGGCGACAACGGATGGCGCCGCCGACCGGTTCATTCGCGCGGCGTTCGAGCAGATCCTGTCGCGCGCCCCGAGAGCGGATGAGCTGGCGATGGCCACGCAATTCTTGCAGACGCAGGCCGAGCGACTGGCAGACCCTGCACGGTTGACGGCCTTTGCCGGCGGCGAAGCCGCGGCGGTCAAGCCGGCCGACGATCCCCACATGCGAGCTCGCCAGGACCTGGTACACGTGCTGCTGAACCACAACGATTTTGTCACGATTCGGTAA
- the aroF gene encoding 3-deoxy-7-phosphoheptulonate synthase, giving the protein MIIVLKPNVTEAQIEHVVARVEALGLKAHLSRGTFRTIVGVIGDEAKTQVAPLEAIPGVAQVVPILPPYKLASLEAHPEPSVVDVAGVKIGGGYLGMIAGPCAVENADRMDKIASAVKAAGANILRGGAFKPRTSPYAFQGLGEDGLKILRETGDKYGMPIVTEVMDPRRVELVDRYTDMFQIGARNMQNFNLLTEVGQTRRPVLLKRGMSASIKDLLMSAEYILAQGNPGVVLCERGIKSFDNATRNLFDVAAVPLAKTLSHLPIIVDPSHATGRPDLIPACALAGIAAGADGVHIEVHNCPEEALSDGEQALLPEQYAELAEQMRKLAELLGKSISQPAGATV; this is encoded by the coding sequence GTGATCATCGTACTCAAGCCGAACGTCACCGAAGCGCAAATCGAACACGTGGTTGCCAGGGTCGAGGCCTTAGGGCTGAAAGCGCATCTCAGTCGCGGCACCTTTCGCACGATCGTGGGCGTCATTGGCGACGAAGCCAAGACCCAGGTTGCTCCGCTCGAGGCCATTCCGGGCGTGGCGCAAGTCGTGCCCATACTGCCCCCCTACAAGCTAGCCAGCCTCGAAGCTCATCCCGAGCCGAGCGTGGTGGATGTGGCCGGTGTCAAGATTGGCGGCGGCTACCTGGGCATGATTGCCGGACCGTGCGCGGTTGAGAATGCGGATCGCATGGACAAGATCGCCTCGGCGGTAAAGGCGGCCGGCGCGAACATCTTGCGCGGCGGCGCGTTCAAGCCACGCACGAGCCCCTATGCCTTCCAGGGGTTGGGCGAAGATGGGCTGAAAATTCTCCGCGAAACCGGCGACAAGTACGGCATGCCGATCGTCACCGAGGTGATGGATCCGCGCCGCGTGGAACTGGTCGATCGTTACACCGACATGTTCCAGATCGGCGCCCGCAACATGCAGAATTTCAATCTGCTCACCGAAGTCGGCCAGACGCGCCGTCCCGTGCTATTGAAGCGCGGCATGAGCGCCAGCATCAAAGACCTGCTGATGAGCGCCGAGTACATCCTGGCGCAGGGCAATCCGGGCGTGGTGCTCTGCGAGCGCGGCATCAAGAGTTTCGACAATGCCACCCGCAATCTGTTCGACGTCGCCGCTGTGCCATTGGCCAAAACGCTTTCGCACCTGCCCATCATCGTTGACCCCAGTCATGCCACGGGGCGGCCCGATTTGATTCCCGCCTGTGCGTTGGCCGGCATTGCCGCCGGCGCCGACGGCGTTCATATCGAGGTCCACAATTGCCCCGAAGAGGCTCTCTCGGACGGAGAGCAGGCATTACTCCCCGAGCAGTACGCCGAGTTGGCCGAGCAAATGCGCAAGCTAGCCGAACTGCTGGGCAAGTCGATTTCACAACCGGCAGGAGCGACCGTATGA